The DNA sequence CGTTACGCGGTTGGAAAGCGATTAGACTCTAGACTCGGTCGGATCTGGTCTTTATTTCTTATTCAAGTTAGTCTCTCTGTGGACTTGACTGATAAGATAACGGAGTTTGACTTCCGATCATGGGACTTGCATGTGACGTATAATTATCTCTGCTTAGTATCTTAAACACTCAAGAAAGCACAAGACTCCTAGATAATATAGAAGGTATGCTACCTTGAAGTCCTGGAAGTGTTTTACGGTGCGAGCATAGGAACAGTGGAAGTATTATTTTTCGTGCTGAGACTTGCGGTTAAACTTCAGCTACGTATCCCATAAGTACAGTAGttcaaatatatatattcccaATTTTACAAAGTAGACCACCCACTTATTGGAGAGGAACAACATGGAAAGTACGAAAAGAATAATAGACCCATCTCTATTTTGATCAAGGAGACATATCCCGCATGGTCTCCGTACACAACCAATCCAGCTCCACCATCATATCCGGATCAATAGGAAACCCACTCCCAACCGGGTCAAACGCACGAACATCCTCCTCACCAACCAGTACTCCAGACTCACTTGACCCAGGATCGGGCTCACTCGATATACGAGGTTTCTTCGAAGTCGGAAAGCAAGACTGCGACCGACTCTGTGATTGAGACACAGCCCGCTTCGCCGAAGTATACGAACGGACCCGCGATTCCCATCGTCGCTGGAGACTAATTAAAAAGTTCTGCGCTCTCTTGGCACTCTCCCATGACACGCCGAATTCTTCCAGTGCTCGGAAGCAAATGCTAAGATAAGCTGATatttcttgatctccttcacGTTTCAGGCTTGCGATTGTGGCAAAGATTAGCATTAGTGCTGCCGAGCAGGTGATGGAGACGGCTTGAACGTTCATGCGACGGAAGGTGTATTGAGTTTCGtagagatggaggagttggGCGATAGCGATTGCGGATTCGATGCACATTTTTCGAGCGTGGACGTGGCCTGGGCCTTGGGgcggttggggttggatgTAGCGTTTGGAGATCCACGGGCGATGGGCGTGGATGATGGTTTGGTGGTATTGCATGCTGGCTTGCATGTTAGCACTAGTCAATCAGTGCTCGGGTTGGACTGGCTTACTGGAGAAGTAGAATATGGGGCAAAACAGGGGCGTCTGTGTTGTCGAGATCGATCTGCAGAACTTCAGGAAGGTTGGTTTTCCATTTTAGGAGTTGGTCGGTGGTGTTCTCGTTCAAGCCCTGTAGGATGCGTTTTGAGACACGGGAGCATCCATAACTGGGCCCGTTAGAATAACAAGGTCAATGACTGCATCATTCCCGTTGCAACTTACAGGACATGACCAAGGGGGGTCATAATCTCACAAAGCTGAATCCGATGCTGGCTAAGGAGGTCGACTGGGTCCGGCACGGGAGCCGCAAGGCAAGCAagtggtggagagggaaggCCATAGGGCACCCATTTTCGGTCCTGCTCTCGCGTCTGATGGCGGCCAGGCTTGTCCACTGTGACATCCTCCATGTTAATACGAACTGGTCTGCCGAGGAAAAAGCCCCAGAGACTTGAGACAAAAAGGGTCAGTAAAGATAATCAATAATGGAGCGAGGGCGTGTCTTACTGGTCCACGGTGTAAGTCCCCCAAAATACACTGCGACGTAGCTCCGCCTCAGCTGCGTTGATTGATCCTTCAGTCACATAGTGGGCCGTGTCAATGTGCAATCCCAAGTCAAACGCCAATCGCATAGCCATGCCTGCAGCAAATTGTCAACTGTGAATCTCAGTAGCTAGTGATTGGATGCTTACCGCTGTAAAGCCATCCCCTAGAGTTCCTCTTGCATCCAACATCGTGTGCGCTTAATACGACCATGGCCTGAACAGTGGCTAAAGTTGGTGAGTCCAGCTCGATCTCCAGGAGCGCCTTCGCTCGATcggcgaagaagtcggaaACCGATCTTGGGTACGTGATGAAATCGGGATGGTAGCGCGGCTCAAATGCCGCTCCAAGGCAGCACCTTTGAGAGTTAGCCAGAAGTGTTCCTGTCACGTTGGTGGAATCCGACTACTAGGTTCTTACATGGCGTTTGTCAGTGCCTCAGAGTAGTAAGGCgtctcctccatcttcgtgCGCCACTGTTGCCTTGCTGGCTCATACATCTCCCTATCGACCACTTGAAACAACGGGTTATGCCAAGTGAAATAGAGGTTGATCAGATGCTCCTCAAATCCTGCGGGAATCTCTTTATTGACACCCAAGCGATCCAACACATCTGGTCCGTCTTGTCGAACGGTGCGATGAATAGTCAGATTATCCGGAGTAGGCATTCTTAGCAGATTAAAGTGGGACGTTGGGCCATAGTAGCGAACATGGCCGTCGGACCCTATCTGCAAGCTTCCCATCCTGTCAGATAATTGCGTCACTAGCTCCTCGACACCTTCACTATCACTTGGATTGTCGTCCTTGGTTGAAGTGTCATGCTGGCATCTTGGCTCATTGCTCAGTAACTGTTGGATGGACAGCGGCAGTCGCGTCGTATCTGGTCGCGGATGTGCTATACTTTCTCGGGCCCCATTCTCATTACTGGAACCTTTGGTCCGTGATGGAGAGTCGTTAACCCTGCATTGTGCCCCGGTTGGGGATTCTGTGTTAATCTCAACAAAGGTGTCGTCACTACAGTCTTGGAACAGTGAATCGTCTGACGCTGCTGGTAGAGTAGGGGCGACCTCGGGTTGAGTTGGACCCTGTGGGATGTCTTTGATAGCTTCTGGGAACGACATCAAGAATAGATTCGGATCTATAAGGTCAGGGTTCAAGTCCTGAATGAAGGGATGTTCGCCTTCACTATCAGGTGTTTGGTTTTGATTACCCTTACGGTCCGGGACTTTTTTATTATCGCTCTCGGATCGTTTCAACACCGACTGCACATCTTCCATTCCGCGCGTCTGCAGCAAATGCCGTAAAGCAGAGTCGTCCTCGTCAGGCATCTTCGGCGGTTGAAGCCCTTGGTCATTGATGAATTGGCATAGTTGCCCCACTCGGTTCACCAAAAGATCGACTGCAAGCCGTAGCGAAAGCCTAGACAAATCACATTGACGCATATAAGTGGTATGGCCAATGGGGAACGTTTTTGGGGGGCTATTGACTGGGAATTAATGGGACCAGTATCCTCTCTCTAAGCCGCGACTGGAAAGGGGATCCTATTTGAGGTACGTACTTTCGCTTATCCACTCCCAGCTGATAGTGGCATGATCGACCTTTAATTTTACAGTGCGAACATATTGGCTTAGTCCCATCGCACTGTTGTTGTGAGCCCCAGTACCAACGTAATTGTTTCGATTTGAATGTGGAATCAGGTTTCCGGCGTACGAACCTTTATTTTACTGTCGCGACAGGCCAAGCAGGCCGTGGTGACATTTTTACGCTTGTGTGATTGCTTTAAGGGCGTCATAGTAAGTGCTCCATAGGGCTTCAGTTCCTTTGCTTAAAGTGTATGAAGGTATAGAATAAAGAAGCCAAAAGTTGAAGTCGTCTGTGCTCGGGATTCTGTATCCGGGGCTCGGCATTTACCCCTCGGCCCCGCTTCCGAACGGAATCAATTGTGATCATATCAGATCGCTATGCTCCACTTTCGCTTTACGAGCACACTATACTGAAACACCCGCATTACGGCTGATGGCGGAGGTCATTATCATTGAAGATGACAGAATACGACCGACCACGTAGGTTCGGGTGTTGAATTATTCATTTTTTCTACGAGTATTGACCGTAGTCTGTCATGGAGCTAAAACGGAGGATAGGcatgagaaaaaaagggaagctAGAAGAAAATCACACACACGTCTGATAAGTATTAATAATCATTATCCTGAGGTCCAGATGAAAACTTGGGCTGAAATGCCCGGGCCATACATATATGCACAATGAGGTAGGGCTAAGTGTTTAGCGATTGATctcaccaacaccaaaaaCGCATTTGCTCCACTCCAACTAGTCCCTATTTGGTCCAATGTGCCGCTGAGATCCAAGAAATTGGTTGAGGGAATGTAAAGTTTGCCAAGTGCTTTAGGGCTGAATTTGTGGCGTAGCATTACTTCATCTCGTATTGCTAGCTTGGCTAATTCATGGAAGGTTCACATTGGTTCGTCCTTATGGCAAGGCTGAAAAATACCTTAGGCGTGCTGTTCGTCTAGCTCTCCATGCCATCTATTGGGAGGATGATGCTTGGCTTTAAAGTTATGAGCTGGATCTGCAGCCAGGTAGCGTGCCCTAATAATGTCCGAATACCAACATGCGGCCCCCGGCTTCAACCTGACACATAAAATACACCACCCCCATGTACATTGGGTGTAAGCCATTGAGGTGCCGATTGTCCTCTACTTGACGTTACTTACGACAACACAACATGATCCTTTCCCTATATTTCGGTTTAGCTACCATTACTGCGAGCTTAGCATCGCCTGTATCCCAACCTCTTCCCACGGCCATCATCGATTCCGGGGTGATTGTCGGAACAACAACATGCCTACCTTCCTCTACTGCCGTCGTCAGACAATACCTTGGAGTTCCATTCGGTGCGCCACCCGTCCGCTTCAGCCCTCCTGAACCGGTTGCACGCTGGTCGACGTTCTACAATGCAACACAATGGGGAACAGCCTGCATCCAACAGATTGGTCATAGCGGCAAGGAACTCTTTGGCATGCTAGACCTACCACCTCCGGCaaatggagagggagaagactGCCTGAATCTCAATGTCTTCACCCCGGAAGCTGCGTCGGCGGGATCTAAGGCTGTTCTTGTTTGGTTCTATGGAGGGTCGTACATGAATGGTGCTACGTCTGTCAATCTATATGACGGCACTAGCTTCGCAGCCAATCAGGATGTCGTGGTAGTTACTGTGAATTATCGGACTAACTTCTTTGGATTCCCTGGAGGAGACGTTCCGGCCACGGAGCGAAACCTTGGGTAAGCACCATCATTTTGCATTGGAGCACGGGATATAAATCTAACCACATATTATAGCTTCCTGGACCAACGTCTCGCCCTAGATTGGGTGCAGCGCAACATCGCCGGGCTAGGCGGCGATCCATCTAAGGTAACCATCTTCGGCGAGAGCGCGGGAGGTGGTAGTGTCGATGCTCTGATCACGGCTCCCCCAGACCCAGTTCCATTTCGTGCAGCAATTATGCAGTCCGGCCAGAGTTCCATCAGTATGCCCTTAAATGGCGGAGCCGAGAAATACGCGGAGTCGTGGAAGAAGTTGGCAGAGTTTGCAGAGTGCCCTTCGGATAATACTCTCGAGTGTCTCCGGAAGGCACCTGCTCTTGAGCTGAAGCAGTTCGCTGAGAACGCCAGTCTCTCTTTCGGCCCAGTTCCTGATGGCGGCGTTGCTTTGTCTGCAACACCTCGTCTCGATCGGCTCTACTCATCAGAGGGAAATTCTTCCATCGCTCGCGTCCCCATTCTCATCGGGAACAATGCCGACGAACCCAAGCCTTATATCCGAGGTGTCAATGACACGAAGGCTTACCTAGAGACACTTGGTCTCGGCGAATACGTTGACATGATTTTGGAGGTGTACCCGTTGGGACAACCAGGGGCCCACAACGAGAACGACCGACTCTCTCTCATCGCTACCGATCTGCTCATGCATTGTCCCTCCAAGGTCCTCGCCGATGACAGCTCCAAAATCGGTATTCCTTCATATAGGTACTTTTTCAACGCCAGCTTCCCGAACAACGAGGCCTTCCCGGGAAGCGGGGCGTTTCATGCTGCCGAAATTGAGTTCGTGTTTGGTACTTATCCAAAGGAAAATGCCACTCAGTTTGAGCATGAGGTAAGCCAGGCCATGCAGAAGGCGTGGGCAGACTTTGCGAAGGATCCAAGCCAAGGTCCCGGATGGGGTGAGGGGCCTATGATTGGCGTATTTGGCGATGGAGTTAAGGCTGGGATGAGTgatgagggaaagaaagcTTTGGCTGCAGTTGATTCTGCGATCATGGATAGGAGATGTGAGCTTTATAAGCCGTTATATGATCAGCTGGTACTTTCTAGCTCTTCATAGCAAAACTAGAAGCAGTAGTATCGCATATATAGCCAGGGGAAGGGTATGGTGCAGATATATGCACTGTGATATACTTGATATCTCATGGTAATACATGTGTCAGACTGGCAAAGCCTCAGAACAATATATTAGAAGCGGTTATAGAGCTTAATGGCAATTGGCTTGGTCCCGACGTGTGTCTGCGGCGTAGACTTTATTAAAAATATCTAGATCTGTCTAGTAAAGGCTCTGCCTTATCAATTCCAGGAGAAAGTAGTATCTGATGTGAACTAGATGGCCACTGAATAGACGACTAGATGTCTACTCCAGAAGGTATTTTGAGTTTGGATTATATCATTCCCCTCTATCAAAGGAACTTGTGCTCTCGCGTAGCGGTCTCCTGATCGACTGTTGTCCCTCCTGACCTCACTCTTGGTTCCTATccaacccccccccccccccccacaCCAAACAACACATTCCTTTCCCGTGTAGGTCCTCGGTCCAGAGGTAGTACCTGATTTTCAACTATAGCCGCTGTCTGTTCATTGGTGAGAATGAATAGAGTAGCTTTGTGGGAAGGTAGGAGTATAAAGGACAGTGGGTTGGCAGAGCAATAGGGAGGCCAGGTACGATTTAATCTGGGGATACTATATATCGTTTAGTACTCCGAAAGCTGCCCGGTGTTACCGACATGCCTAAGCTGGGTAATGTATCTGTAGATCAAGTGAGAGATACGTTCTACGCGTTAAATGGGACGTAAAGCTCCATGATCCCTATAATCCAGATTTTAGTGTTTTAGGTCCATTGAAGAGCAAGATGActtgctttgatttggatgaaacAAATTAACAGcaatggaaaaagaagaaggacaaaaacatacaacaggagggattcgctggtggtcacccacccaactactaacctcccggcgtgtggcttaagtacggctgagcggacgggaagccctgttctccacaccctatggtcgtatgtaccAGTTCTCTACTTGCAGAGGCTTACGAGAAGCCATGCTCGTCGGCAACTTGAAGATCAGCTTAACGGCACACAGTCAACTGGGCCTATTGAAACGCATGAAATTGAATAGCCTCATGATAGATCTAGCCGCTAATGCCTTTATTTTGCAAATCCGAGCCATCTTTACCAGTAAACTGTAGCAGATCATGATTGCTGTTTTCTCGCCGGCCACCTGACCCGGCTGCTTCTTAGGAGTCTATTCTGCCAGCAGGTTAGGGCTACTGGCAGGAATTGGAAGAGCACAGTGACAGTTGGTATCTTCTGCAGGGTATTGTCACAAAGGCCGAAGGGGTATTCCTTTGGACTATATTAGTTCTACATATACCTTTTTGCTGGGTATTGGAACATATAAAGCCTTTAATACGTATAGGtagcttctttttccttctcttaAGATGAGTGTTTTTGCTAATCTATCTACTAGACTGTTTTCAATGACGAATTGTCCTACCATTTTTCAGTActtcacaagaaaagacaatcGACAGAGAGATTTTAGTTATCTGAAATGCCTAAGAACAGTAGATAAGGACTATTAGCATACTAGTCCTTCAGACTGGCCTCTCACCACTCAATGAGCTGTCCATCGAAATTGAGAAACTGCCCAGAATAGTTCTCCCGAGTCGCATTATCCACCTTGGCAACAACGGTTAGCCCACTGCTGACGACTGCGACATAGCATCGATAAAAGGGTAGACCGCTGGGAAAATGCTTACCAGCCCGACAATGCTCTTAATGTTCGTGTTAATGTCTGAAAAGGGCGGGTTCTCAAAGTTGAAAAATGCGGCAGTCTTGCGTCCCATGTCGGTCTCAAAGAACCTATGCAAGACAAACACACCCAGTTAGTTATCAACAGGCTCATAGTAACGGCCTTCATCTGCCTCATTGGCGTAGGTACATACCCAGGAGCAACGGCAAAGGCGATAATCTTAGGACTCTCAACGTGGATGGTCTTGGTGAAGTGGTTCAACGCCGCCTTGGACCCGTTGTACGGGAACCCCGGGAACATGGGGTACTTGTGCAGATCGTGGAGCGACGCGAGACCGGAGCTTATGGCTAACCACTTGGGCGTCTGAGCCCTGTCGAGGAGCGGCTTCAGCGCCAGGAAGAGCACGGCCGGGCCAACGGCATTGACCAGGTAGACCTCTGCGAGGCCCTTGGGGTCGATGGTCTCAATACGCCCTTGCTGGCCAGCGATGCCGGCGTTGGCGATGACGATATCGAGCTTGGTGATACCCTGTGCCTCGAGCTCCTTGACAGCGTCCACGGCGTCAGTCGTCGAAGTGTATTCAACCTTGACCAGTACGACCTTGCTGCCCTCGGCCGCAGGCAGCGCTCGCAGCTCCTCAGCGGCAGCGCTCTTGACGTCGCGGACCGTACCGATGACAGTGTGGTTTGGCCGGGCGAGATACTGTTCGACGAAAGCCTTTCCGAGTCCTGCCAAAATTATGTCAGGGTGAAAAGCCCTGTGTCTGAGTAataatactagtagtataaCACATACCTCGGCTGGCACCGGAGATGAGGacgttggtggtggaagcCATGGCAGAAGCGATTTCGAGGATAAGAGATGGGGAATGTGTGTCGGTAGCAACTTGAAAGAATCTGGTGGCTTAGCGACTGATTCCTGAGTATCTAGTAGAGAGGCACGTTTGTTCGCATGAAGGTTGTTGTGATGGTTTGATataggagaagaagattcgCCAACAACACCTGCTAACCTTATATACTTGTAAGCCTTTGGGCGAAGgctatataatattatttatttatttaatttatatacTTGTAGTGAGTTTGTCGGGGCGATTTGTAAAGCCCACTGACAAATCTATCAGCCAGCCTCGGATACACCCTACCTTTAGGATGCCGCCACACAACCAAATCGAAGGTTTCCGGGACATCATTACTAGTCGCCAATTAGCCGGCGAGTCGCTTATCAATTACATACTTTTTTGAACGAAAGGACTACCGCTGAGGGCGGCACGCCCATTGGTCTTCGTAAGTTAGACCACCCATCCTTCAGCCACCACAAGCTTGGCGTTAGCGAAGAGGATGTGATAAATCGCAGTCTCACACACTCAATCGCGCCGTATGTAGGGTCGTGGTAGGCTGTGCAGGACTAGCTCAAATATTCATCTATTGAGTTCGAGAGAGGCTGCTTACATGTAAGTATACGAGCGCTGCATCTTACCTATTCCGCCATCGCCCACCACACAACAACGGCCGGACCCACCTGTGATGAGTGACAACCATAATACAGCCTACAGCAATCCCGACAGAGAACAATCTGATTGCTTCCCTTTTATTACGTTGGATCATGATCATGACTCCTATGCAGCCTCCGTGCATGGAACCTTGTATGAATTCACTCTGATGCCTGCATATACGAGGAGATAGAGCGGGGGGACTGATTGGGAGGTTATTGGAGTTCAGAGACTAATAGGTATTTAACCCTTATTCCCCGCGTGTTCAGATTCTTCTCTTGCCTGTGAAATCACATATCTACCTTATTTGGGATCACCTTTTTACCTTGCTTACAATCGCCTCCATATGTGAACAAGATGCCTGCGGAACGTCGCTGGGACCAACGGGAGTACCGTATCGTCGAGTCTGCCTCTCACAATAATAATGCCCGTACGGTTATTATTGAAACGACCACCGCCGGCACCTCCGTTCCTCCTCACTACCACAGCCGCTTTTCGGAGACGTTCGAGCTCATCAATGGCTCCGTATCCGTCCATACTGGACCAGCTGACACCTCTGAACTAGCCTTCAAGTCGACTCTCACGCCACTGGAGCCAGGAAAGCCTATGACCGTACCACTAGGCTGGTACCATCAGTTCATAGTAGGGAATGAGATCAGTACGTTCAAATGTACCCTAGAGCCAGGAGATATCGGGTTCGAGAATATGTTGAAGGTACTTGATGGGTTAAAGAGAGATGGGGAGTTGGACCAGCTTGAGGAGCATGATGTTTTTCTAGTGGTGTTAATGGACTTGACGGACGCGCACCCCCTCTGGAAGGTTGGTGAGATGTTGATTAAtgtgaggaaggagaggtcGGAGGCAAttgagcagatgaaggaAGACTTACTGAAGAAGTATGATACTCCTGAGGCTTTGGCACGTTTGATGGCGGATTGATCTGGTGGTCATGAAAGTATCTCAGTAGGAGGCTCCAATATAGACCTCACTAGACATTGCGCTCATCGCGAGTCTAGTCAATCGTGAGACTATGCTTGATGTCTTATTAGCAGAGGATACAGGGGGATAGTGCGGCCTTTCCGCGCTGTATGCTCAGAGAATAAAGCTCTCTCCAATCGGATGCCTTGTTGTCATACGCCTCAAATTGTGCACCAATACGATCAACTGCCCTGCGAGGCTGGTATATCAGTTAATGGatttcttctattttttttgtttttgaattttttGTTTAGAACAATTACCGTTCGAGGATAAGCAGCCAAAAGTAACACTTCATGTGAGAGCCTGCGCTGTGCCGCTTGACATTCGAAAGGTTAAACGTGCTTGTAGGAATCCACTCGCACACATTCATGCTACGGAATTTGAAACGC is a window from the Aspergillus oryzae RIB40 DNA, chromosome 6 genome containing:
- a CDS encoding fungal specific transcription factor domain-containing protein (predicted protein), whose protein sequence is MAMRLAFDLGLHIDTAHYVTEGSINAAEAELRRSVFWGTYTVDHLWGFFLGRPVRINMEDVTVDKPGRHQTREQDRKWVPYGLPSPPLACLAAPVPDPVDLLSQHRIQLCEIMTPLGHVLYGCSRVSKRILQGLNENTTDQLLKWKTNLPEVLQIDLDNTDAPVLPHILLLQ
- a CDS encoding uncharacterized protein (predicted protein), whose product is MPAERRWDQREYRIVESASHNNNARTVIIETTTAGTSVPPHYHSRFSETFELINGSVSVHTGPADTSELAFKSTLTPLEPGKPMTVPLGWYHQFIVGNEIMVLMDLTDAHPLWKVGEMLINVRKERSEAIEQMKEDLLKKYDTPEALARLMAD
- a CDS encoding fungal specific transcription factor domain-containing protein (predicted protein), with product MQYHQTIIHAHRPWISKRYIQPQPPQGPGHVHARKMCIESAIAIAQLLHLYETQYTFRRMNVQAVSITCSAALMLIFATIASLKREGDQEISAYLSICFRALEEFGVSWESAKRAQNFLISLQRRWESRVRSYTSAKRAVSQSQSRSQSCFPTSKKPRISSEPDPGSSESGVLVGEEDVRAFDPVGSGFPIDPDMMVELDWLCTETMRDMSP
- a CDS encoding carboxylesterase/lipase family protein (acetylcholinesterase/Butyrylcholinesterase), translating into MILSLYFGLATITASLASPVSQPLPTAIIDSGVIVGTTTCLPSSTAVVRQYLGVPFGAPPVRFSPPEPVARWSTFYNATQWGTACIQQIGHSGKELFGMLDLPPPANGEGEDCLNLNVFTPEAASAGSKAVLVWFYGGSYMNGATSVNLYDGTSFAANQDVVVVTVNYRTNFFGFPGGDVPATERNLGFLDQRLALDWVQRNIAGLGGDPSKVTIFGESAGGGSVDALITAPPDPVPFRAAIMQSGQSSISMPLNGGAEKYAESWKKLAEFAECPSDNTLECLRKAPALELKQFAENASLSFGPVPDGGVALSATPRLDRLYSSEGNSSIARVPILIGNNADEPKPYIRGVNDTKAYLETLGLGEYVDMILEVYPLGQPGAHNENDRLSLIATDLLMHCPSKVLADDSSKIGIPSYRYFFNASFPNNEAFPGSGAFHAAEIEFVFGTYPKENATQFEHEVSQAMQKAWADFAKDPSQGPGWGEGPMIGVFGDGVKAGMSDEGKKALAAVDSAIMDRRCELYKPLYDQLVLSSSS
- a CDS encoding fungal specific transcription factor domain-containing protein (predicted protein) yields the protein MPDEDDSALRHLLQTRGMEDVQSVLKRSESDNKKVPDRKGNQNQTPDSEGEHPFIQDLNPDLIDPNLFLMSFPEAIKDIPQGPTQPEVAPTLPAASDDSLFQDCSDDTFVEINTESPTGAQCRVNDSPSRTKGSSNENGARESIAHPRPDTTRLPLSIQQLLSNEPRCQHDTSTKDDNPSDSEGVEELVTQLSDRMGSLQIGSDGHVRYYGPTSHFNLLRMPTPDNLTIHRTVRQDGPDVLDRLGVNKEIPAGFEEHLINLYFTWHNPLFQVVDREMYEPARQQWRTKMEETPYYSEALTNAM
- a CDS encoding SDR family oxidoreductase (predicted protein), which produces MASTTNVLISGASRGLGKAFVEQYLARPNHTVIGTVRDVKSAAAEELRALPAAEGSKVVLVKVEYTSTTDAVDAVKELEAQGITKLDIVIANAGIAGQQGRIETIDPKGLAEVYLVNAVGPAVLFLALKPLLDRAQTPKWLAISSGLASLHDLHKYPMFPGFPYNGSKAALNHFTKTIHVESPKIIAFAVAPGFFETDMGRKTAAFFNFENPPFSDINTNIKSIVGLVDNATRENYSGQFLNFDGQLIEW